From Rutidosis leptorrhynchoides isolate AG116_Rl617_1_P2 chromosome 3, CSIRO_AGI_Rlap_v1, whole genome shotgun sequence, a single genomic window includes:
- the LOC139897824 gene encoding cytochrome b6-f complex iron-sulfur subunit, chloroplastic-like, with translation MAAFTLSPATSQLRSGNNGLFSPSQGLIAKSSSSAAATDKSQRMMTVTCQAGSIPADRVPDMEKRKLMNLLLLGAIGLPTTGMLYPYTYFLVPPGSGGGGGGTPAKDALGNDIIATEWLKTHGPGDRTLSQGLKGDPTYLVVENDKTLATYGINAVCTHLGCVVPWNKAENKFMCPCHGSQYNNQGKVVRGPAPLSLALAHADIDDGKVVFVPWTETDFRTGDAPWWS, from the exons ATGGCTGCCTTTACTCTCTCTCCTGCTACTTCTCAG TTGCGATCCGGTAACAATGGGTTGTTCTCACCGTCTCAAGGACTAATAGCCAAATCATCATCATCAGCTGCTGCAACTGACAAGAGCCAAAGAATGATGACTGTGACGTGTCAAGCAGGAAGCATCCCGGCTGATCGAGTTCCGGATATGGAAAAAAGGAAGCTAATGAACTTGCTGCTTTTAGGTGCTATCGGTCTTCCGACCACAGGGATGTTGTATCCTTACACCTATTTTCTCGTCCCACCTGG TTCAGGAGGTGGCGGTGGTGGTACCCCAGCTAAAGATGCTCTTGGAAACGATATTATTGCAACAGAATGGCTTAAGACCCATGGACCTGGTGACCGTACCCTTTCTCAAGGTCTAAAG GGAGACCCAACATACCTAGTGGTCGAGAATGACAAAACATTAGCGACATACGGAATCAACGCGGTGTGCACCCATTTGGGGTGTGTGGTGCCATGGAACAAGGCAGAGAACAAGTTTATGTGCCCATGCCATGGTTCTCAATACAACAACCAAGGCAAAGTTGTTAGGGGTCCTGCTCCTTTG TCATTAGCATTGGCTCATGCGGATATTGATGATGGGAAAGTTGTGTTTGTTCCATGGACTGAAACAGATTTCAGAACTGGTGATGCTCCATGGTGGTCTTAG